In Nitrosopumilus sp., the genomic stretch ATTGCAAGACTCGAAAAATTGGGGGTAATTCATGGTTACACTACCATGGTAGATCTACATCAGGTCAACATGTCGATTTTACGTCTGATTACAATAAAATTCACATCTTCAAAAGACTATGTAACAAGATTGGCAGAGATGAAAGATCATCTTGCAAATGCCCCATACTGTGACTTTTCGGCAAGAACCAACGGTAACATAGACTGGATTGAATTGAAATTCTTTAACAATCATGAACAAGCAAAACAAGAAGAAGATTTGTATCGTGCATGGTTTGGAGATATAATAGAAGATTATAGGTCGTATGATCTTGACATACATAAGATGGGTTGGCAATTATTTGACGAGAATGACTTTGATAGATTTATCAAAAATACTTGTAAAAAAGAGGGAACAGAGATACACCCAAACATAACAAACGAAAAATCTAAAAAATAATCTTGAATGCAAATAATTTGATTGCATAGAATCAGTACATCACATTTGATTAACTGAGAATAAAAAATTTTTACATTCACGAATAAGGTATAATCTAGGCATTAGTATTCAGAAGATAGATTATTTCGTGAATAACTTACTCAATTTTTGAATAAAATTAATCTAAAAAGTTAGATCTATCTCAAATACGTTTGACACCGTACTTTCAATATGAGCACATACAACATACAAACAGTACATCATCCAAGAACACAAAAACAAAACTTGGACTAAAGGAATGAGTGATACATATCACATGGGCCAGATGAACGTAAACATTTGAATTATAATTTAGAGAAACCTAATTCTCTAACCTCAAAAAACCATTTCAAGAAATGGGTAAAAAATTTCTATTGTAAAAATTTTGGTAATTTTTTAATTAAACTTGCAATTGCTATTCTACCTGGGCCTATCGCCACTATTGAGAATACTGCTACAAGCATCACAAGATCCCATTCCCAACCTCCCTGGGATACAAAGAATCCATTTTCCCATCTAACATGAAATATTGCACCCAATAAAATTATAGAAAATACTACCCCAGCAATTCTAGTAAAAATTCCTGTAATTAGAAACACTCCTCCAATAAACTCCGTTAATGCAATTGGAAGTTGTAATTCTGGAGGTACTCCTATTCCTACTAACCATTCTTGCCAAGTAGGATCAAATTTCTTTAAACTGTGAACAATAAATATCGCACCAATTGAAGCACGAATTCCCCAATGAGTGATATCATGTAAGATGTTTTCATTCATCTTGATTTCAGTTAGCATTTTAAATTAAATTGAAAAATTTTCTTAAAAAGATTTATCCACTTTACATAGATTAATCTGAAATGAATTTGGTGGTTTTCTTAAATATATTTATGAATTATTAAAACTATGGGACAAGTCTGTACTGGATTGTGTAGTAGATTCAAACCTACTGGATTTAGAAATAATTTACGATACAAAATTGGTCAAAAGTGGTGTTCACTTTGTGCATTATTTTTCATGACTCAACAAAATACTTGTCCATGTTGTAAAACTAGATTAAGATCTAGTCCAAGGAGTAAAAAGGATGAAATGCAAAGAATGTAATCACGAAAAAGGAAAATGCGAGTGTCTCTGTTGCTGTTCTATTTCACAAATTGGATGCATATATTGCATTTTACCAGTTTTTGGATATCGACAAATTAAAAAAATTATTAGAAAAATTAAAGATCCTGTTTAAGTCCATTAATTTTTATGCAAATTTGATTTCTTTATTTTCATTTTTAATTTGAATGTGTAAGGATTGCAAACGCAAAAACTATTATCACTAATACATAAGATAGAACGTGATTGTGTTTTACACTGAAATTTATGATCTTAGAAATTAGGCGCACTTTATATTGAATCTTCACAAAATACACACGGCTACAAGACGCAAAAATTCATGAAATTTACAGAACATATAGAATACACAAAAAATAGAAATCACATAATAAATAATTTGAATCTTTTATCCATACAAAGATAAATAATTTGATTCAATGAAGCCCATGGTTTTTGTAATGTTTTTAGACGTTAGTCTAATAGACAACAGAATAAATTCACATGTGGTTTTAATAGAGAAAACAAATAACAGTATGACATGCCAAAAAGAGTAACCATAATGCTTGATGATGATTTGGTATCTAAGCTTCGAAAGATTCAGGCAGAACAAATCAAAAAATCAGAAGGCAGTATAAGTTTCACACATGTAATCAATGAAATGCTTAGAAAAGAACTGAAAGGCTAAACCAAGTATTTTGTGTCAATATCTTGTAATTTCTATCTATGAGTATTAGAGAGTATGTGGCAATATCTTGTAATTTCTATCTATGAGTATTAGAGAGTATGTGTCAATATCTTGTAATTTCTATCTATGAGTATTAGAGAGTATGTGGCAATCTCTAAAAAAGTTGGACTATAAATTCTAAGTTCTCAATCGTATTTTAAAAGATAGCAGTATTGATTATTCATCTTAATGGAGGTTTGTGCAAGACTAGAATATGTGGACTGGGAATTTAGCGGGGTTTTTAAGCCTAATGCTATTCTTATGACAAATATTTTTTGAGTTTAGATAAGATGAATCGCAGGGTAGCATACTTATAAAAAAAATAACATGGATCGATAAGATCATATTTCTTATGGATCTAGCCCAAATCCTTTGTTTTGTTTAATTTTTTTTGTTTCTTTTTTCTACCAAGAGTTAAATAGAAATTCTAAAGGATGAAGATCACTTGAGTCAAACTACTGAACAGATACAAAAAAGTGATATCAAAGATATTTTAGAAAATTCTCTTAAGGGAAAAAGACCTGAACCTGAAGACTGTCTAAGACTTTTAGAGTCTAACGATGTTCACCTTATGGGTCTTGTTTCGGGGCATCTTACAAGAAAGCAGTTTGGCAAAAAGGCATCATTTGTAAACAACATTATTTTGAATTATACCAATGTCTGCATCACTGATTGTAAGTTTTGTGCATTTTATAGATCTCCTGGTGCTGAAGATTCCTATACTTTAACTCTTGATCAGATTGAATCTAGAGTAAAAACTGCATATGACATGTTTAAGATCCGACAAGTTTTGATTCAGGGCGGACATAATCCAAATTTGAAGATTGAATATTATGAAAATGCATTTAGAATGATTCGTAAGAAATTTCCGGAAGTTGGAGTTCATGGTTTATCAACGTCAGAAATTGACATGATTGCAAAAGTTGAAAAATCATCTACAAAAGAAATTTTATCTAGATTAAAAGATGCAGGTCTACAATCAATTCCAGGTGCAGGAGCTGAGATATTAACTGACTCTGTTAAAGAAATTATCAGTCCAAAGAAAATTTCCAGTGATGCTTGGATTAAAATTATGGATGAAGCACATTTCCTTGGAATTCCATCTTCTGCAACAATGATGTATGGTCATGTTGAAAACAATAATGATATTGTTGAACATTTTTACAAACTTGTAAGACTTCAAGAAAAAACTAAAGGATTCATGGCATTCATTCCATGGAATTTTGAACCAAACAACACTTTGATGCATGAAGAAGGAATTGTTGAATATGGAACAGGTGGAATCCAATTATTGAAAATGATTGCAATATCTAGATTGGTTTTTGATGGATTAATCCCACACATTCAATCTTCATGGCTAACTAATGGTGTAGGTATGGCTCAATTAGCATTACAATATGGAGCAGATGATTTTGGCGGGACTCTTATTGGCGAAGAAGTTGTTTCATGTACAGGAGCACGTTCCACTGAACTTACGGACAAAATAATCATAGATGCAATTCATCAAATTGGCTACCAAGTAGAAGAGAGGGATAACTTTTACAATCATGTTGCCGTCTATAATCCATAATCTGACCATTTAGAATCTACTAAGTTCTTTGTTTTATCATCAACCTTGACTATTTTTTGAATTTCTCTCTCATATCCCTCTTCTTTTGTTTTTTGGGTTGCATCAATTCCCATCTTAGAACCTAGATTTACAAATGGTGATGCAGGATCGAGTGTATCTGTAGGAGTGTTGTTAATGATGAGAGTATCTCGTGACGGATCTGCCCTTGTAGTAATAGCCCAGATCACATCATTGATATCGTGAACGTTGATGTCTTCATCTA encodes the following:
- the mqnC gene encoding dehypoxanthine futalosine cyclase, producing the protein MSQTTEQIQKSDIKDILENSLKGKRPEPEDCLRLLESNDVHLMGLVSGHLTRKQFGKKASFVNNIILNYTNVCITDCKFCAFYRSPGAEDSYTLTLDQIESRVKTAYDMFKIRQVLIQGGHNPNLKIEYYENAFRMIRKKFPEVGVHGLSTSEIDMIAKVEKSSTKEILSRLKDAGLQSIPGAGAEILTDSVKEIISPKKISSDAWIKIMDEAHFLGIPSSATMMYGHVENNNDIVEHFYKLVRLQEKTKGFMAFIPWNFEPNNTLMHEEGIVEYGTGGIQLLKMIAISRLVFDGLIPHIQSSWLTNGVGMAQLALQYGADDFGGTLIGEEVVSCTGARSTELTDKIIIDAIHQIGYQVEERDNFYNHVAVYNP
- a CDS encoding DoxX family protein encodes the protein MLTEIKMNENILHDITHWGIRASIGAIFIVHSLKKFDPTWQEWLVGIGVPPELQLPIALTEFIGGVFLITGIFTRIAGVVFSIILLGAIFHVRWENGFFVSQGGWEWDLVMLVAVFSIVAIGPGRIAIASLIKKLPKFLQ
- a CDS encoding AsnC family protein, producing MTEPLTQQNKEILIDAVDKQILNLLIANARDSTRTIVKKLAGMGTKMSERGIGKRIARLEKLGVIHGYTTMVDLHQVNMSILRLITIKFTSSKDYVTRLAEMKDHLANAPYCDFSARTNGNIDWIELKFFNNHEQAKQEEDLYRAWFGDIIEDYRSYDLDIHKMGWQLFDENDFDRFIKNTCKKEGTEIHPNITNEKSKK